Within Vicia villosa cultivar HV-30 ecotype Madison, WI linkage group LG1, Vvil1.0, whole genome shotgun sequence, the genomic segment CCATTACATTAGTTACTATGGTTAGAAATTATTATTGGTATCGACGTTCCAGTGTCTTGTTCGTGTCTATGTAAGTTcgagagaaagatagagagagtACCACTGAGAAGGACAAGGTCTTTATCTGTGAGACCCTTGTTCCTAAACTTGGTTTTGAGTTGCTGAATGGATTCCCTAACATCTGGTATATCACCTGCATGAGATTTATCGGAAACTAATCCATCTCTCCTCCCTGTAGGAACTTTGTACCAAGGTCCATTTGTCTACACCGAATCAAAATTCATGCAACGGTATTAAAactcttgaaaaaaaaaagtttgtaaaAAACGTGTTATCGTCTAACTCAAAAGATTAGTCTCTGCAGTTACATATAAAAATCACGATGCTTGCATGACATCAAAAAGTGAAATATAATGAAGTTAGGAATTAGGATAGAACCATGACAATTGCTTCTCTTGCTGCCAATGCAACAATATCTGCACAAGAAACCACTCCTGGACAAGATTCTTCCAATTTCGCCTTAGCTTTTTCTATCACATCAAATCCTCTAAGACCTAGATGTTCAAATGCATCCTTTTCTGGTTCCCGAACATTATCAATCAGAACGGAACCATCACATCCCTGAACAAAAACCATCCAAATCAAATCATGTCAAAAAGTGTTACTAGAACCAAAACATGTTACACTTAAGAGACAGAAACACATACCTCAACAAAGCAGTCATGAAAATGAAGCCTAAGCAAAACAGCAGGCACGGTCGGGTCAGAAAGAGAAGCTTCTCTAACAACATCATGGACAATGTGTTCTGCTAGATAACATGTGTTTGAGTAGAAACCAACTCGAAGCTGACCCTTAGAACCATCAATTAAGAATAAGAATAGGAGAGACAAAAAAACAAAGGGAGACATCACTTCGAGTAAAATAACAATACGGTATATCTGTTGCTATGCATTCAGCCATCACAATACATTGATATATTTATACATATAAAATAGGAAGTGTCTGTAAGAAGCACAAACTAAATATGGCTACAAAACAAAGATAAGGTGAAGGGTACGTCTGCAAAAACATGTTACTAATAATAGATACAAACATACAGTGTCTTTGACACTTTGGTTTCATAATTTCAAGACGCGTAAGGAATCTTAGTTTAATTCCAAATCAAAGTTTATACGTACACCTTTCAGATTTTTGCATTAGTGTTTTGCATAAGTGATCACATTTTGTATATTTAGATAAAAAAAACAGCTGTTAACTCTTGGGATTTCTTACAAAATGGCAAACTTTGGCTGGAATAAGAAAGGTAAACATTGCATGGATATTTATGGTTAAAGAAATTGTGTGATGATGAAGGCATTACATTTTTTGTTTGGCCTTGTGAGAGTTACCTATTCAATGCAACTTGCATCAACATTGTTTTTGGacttatatgtatatatatctaTGATTCTTAATTAGTCTTACATCATGGTTCTTAATGCTTTGAGTCTAAATCTCCCAATATAACTATTGCAGGTTTGGCAACAAAGTTGATAATAATGAGAAAATTTATTAGACTTAACCTCACAAGGCTACAAAGAGTCCATGCATGCAAATACAAGGGTTAAGACATATGTGTTGATTGTGCACCTTGCAGCTCTTGTAGGGGGTTCAAATTCAGTTCAAATGATTACAATTGGATGAAGAAGTGGAAAATTAATTAGGAATATGAAAATTGTATGTGGTCCATCGATCAAGGGCCTCACATTTCTCCTTCAATTCATCCCGCTCCCTAGAAAGGTCGCCAGAGCATAGTATATTGTCATGGCCAGCAGTTACCATAGAAACCAGGAATCCGACCCTAAACAAGGTATGAGAAACATCTGCAAAAAGACCTTACTTGTCAGTCGCAGATTAGCCCCGGACGAAAGCCAAATCCTCATTGGCCCCAACAGCAACATATTTCTCTGGGGTGCTAGGTATCTGAAGCGAAAGAATGGCAGAAATCCGGAAGAAATGAGTAAGAGCCTCCT encodes:
- the LOC131625334 gene encoding peroxidase 43-like, whose protein sequence is MSPFVFLSLLFLFLIDGSKGQLRVGFYSNTCYLAEHIVHDVVREASLSDPTVPAVLLRLHFHDCFVEGCDGSVLIDNVREPEKDAFEHLGLRGFDVIEKAKAKLEESCPGVVSCADIVALAAREAIVMTNGPWYKVPTGRRDGLVSDKSHAGDIPDVRESIQQLKTKFRNKGLTDKDLVLLSAAHTIGTTACFFMTKRLYNFFPSGGGSDPAISPSFLPELQAKCPRTGHDNDRLAMDIMTERKFDKNILRNIREGFAVLESDARLNDDARTKAVMESYLGPLTPILGPSFENDFVESIVKMGQIGVKTGSDGNIRRVCSKLD